In Kangiella koreensis DSM 16069, the DNA window GTTTTTATAGAGCCGGGTGTTCCTGGTGGGTAGTAAGGGCCTGTCGAGCCGCCACCGCCGCCATCACAATCATCAATCGGTTCAATACGATTGATGCTTGGGTTTTGAATACTGACAGGTTCTAAGCATGGTTCTATAAGCTGAGGGGAAGCTTTTTGGTTTAGTGCTTCTTTGTCTTTTGCATATAGTTCAGGTGAACCTGACCACAATATTGGCAATAGACACGCCATGGTGAGATATTTATAACTTTTCATGATTTAATGACCTTCCTCTGTTTGTGAATTAAGCTTCAAAACAGTGGCATAAATCAGCAAAAGAAGGTTGATGACGTTGTGATATTTAGTTGATTGTAATCTAATAGCAACCTAATAATATTATTAAAAAACTAGTAAATTCTTTATTTAACAATAACTTATTTTTAATCATCATATAGCAAAGAGAGCAGTCTAAGAGTCATGCCTAAAACCATAAAAATGGGAAGCTGGTTAGTCTTCCCCGATCGCAATTCGCTAATTTTTCAAGAAGAAGAACATAATATTGAGCCACTGGCTATGGATGTACTGGTTTACTTTACTCAGAATCCGCAAAAGGTAGTGAGTAGAAGTGAGCTAATTGAAGCTGTCTGGTCAGGAAGGGTTGTTGGTGATCACTCTGTATACAGAATCATTAATAAGCTTCGGCAAATATTGGCAAGAGATCCAAGTCGGGAATATATCAAAACCATCCGCAAGAAAGGTTATCAGCTAGTATGTGATGTCAGTGTCAGTGTCAGTGGATTGCTTAAGGAATCGTTCACAGAAGAGGTTAATGATAACGAGCATGAAAGATTGAGTGAGTCCGGCCTTTTGAGTTCTGACAAAAGCCAACATGGCGTAATGGTAAGTAAAGGCAAGCTTACCAAAAGGGGGCTTTGGCGGAGCAGTATTTTCTGGGGACTTATATTGTTGATTGTCAGTGTAGTAGGTTTTTTAACCGTAAAGCTTTATTTTTATTACTCGATGACCAGTTATTCTCGCTCCACCCCTTTGATTACTTTAGATGGAGCTATTAGAGATCCGAGTTTTTCTCCTGATGGTCAGTTTATAGCCTTTAGTTATCGAGGTGGTGTGCAAGACGACTGGGATATTTATGTGGAATCCCTGGTTGATGGCCGCTTATACCAGATTACGGACGATATTACTGATGAGCTTAGCCCTTCATGGTCACCCGATGGACGTAAAGTGGCTATTTTACGTTACGATAACCAGCGTTGCATGATTGACGCTATTGCTGTTCCAGTATCTGTTTCTTCGACTGCAAGTCCTCCTTCTTCTACTGAAGAGAGTGATGCAAGCACTCTGGTCAATTGCTCCGGTGTTTTACAACATAACTCGGTAGTTTGGGGTAAAGAGGGTAAATACCTCTACTACACCAGCGCTAGCACTAAAGTTTCTCCGCTACAGGTTTTTCGGCTGACGATAAAAACCGGTAAAACTGAGCAATTAACGAATTACACTCAAGGGGAAACTCGAGGAGCTCTTGGTATAAAACTATCTCCCGAGAATAATAAACTCGCCATTCTGAATGATGTTAATTGGCGTAATAGCCGAATTGACTTGTTGGATTTAGAGAGCAATAGCGTTAAGACGGTGCGACAGTTGGTGGGATGGAATCGTTACTTCGACTGGTCGAATAAAGGGGAAACCATCATTTACAATCGTAATTCAACTGAGATCGATGCCTATCATGTGGGGATGGGGGTTGAAAGAAATATTGTTAAAAATGTTGAGCCAATCTCTTTTCCGACCCATTCTCGTATAAAGGATGAGCTGGCGGTAGTTACTGGCCGTAAGGTGGTTAATATTGTTGCTGAGTCATTAGGGGAAGGTGTTGTGAGTGAACAAAAGCCACTTACCATTATCTCGTCCAGCTCGATTGATAATTATGCGGAGTATGCAAATACTTCTGACCGAATTGTTTTTGTTTCAAGAAGAACCGGTGAGCCACAAATATGGCTTAAAAATACCAATGGAACGGAGCAGCAGTTGACCAGCTTTGAAAGGAATTTCGATATTAGACGAATAAGATGGTCTCCAGATGATGAATCTTTATTATTTATACATAATAAATTTCTCTATCAATTATCACTGAATAACATGGAGCTAAAAGTCCTGTATGAAGCGCAAGGTGGAGAGTCTATAGAAGGGGAGTCATGGACCGTCAATGGTCGTTCAGTGTTATTTTCATCTGATCGTGATGGAGACTGGCAGGTTTATAAACTGTCTTTACAGTCCGAGAACGATAAGGCTATACCGAAACAACTAACTCAAAAGGGCGGTTATGCAGCTTTTGAGTCACCGGATCAAGCTGGGATTTTTTTCCTGAAGTATCACACCAAAGGATTATGGTTTAAAACTTATGGCATGGCTATGAGTGATTCTGACCAAGAGATTCGTATAGTTGACAACATTGATGTCTTTAGTTGGAACAGCATTTACCTTAGGCAAAATAATATTTATTACTTATCTAATGACTATCCTAAGATGAGTGTTTACCGTTATGACCTCGCTGAGCAGAAGCGTTTTTTTGTACAAAGCTACTATGGTTCCCCTTGGTTACTATCCGTGTCTCATCAAGCTGATAAGATTCTCTATCAGAGAAACACTCAAACTCAATCATCATTGGTGTTACTGAAGCCTTGAGTCGCTAAACTCAGGGCTTCAATACTGCTATATCAATTTACATTGCACCAAACACCAAACAATCGACACATCATGCCTCGCTCAGAGGTATCTTCGCCATCGTTGCCTGTTCCCGGCTCATCAGCTTGGAGCAGGAGAGGGCTGGCTGCGTTGTTCTGTATATTATTATGAGTTAAGCCGTAGCTAGAACCGATGATTAAAGCTACTAATAAAGCAAGTAGTACTTTCATTTAACTTCTCCTTCAGCATTATTTCAGTTATTCAACTTATGAGAGCCTCAGGATGAGGCGGGTTAAAGCTTAATTTGCCTTGTTGTTATTAGCTAGTGAGATTGGTTAATGTTTATTTAATGAAAAGTTAAGCAGATAAGATTCAGTCCGTTGCGGATGGATAGAGAGATAAATCCTTTGAAAGGCACAGGTTTATCTTTTAAAGCAATTAAGGTATTTTACGGCGCTGTATTGATAATACAAACAGTTGATTTGATTCTAAGTCTTGCTGAGAGCAGCGATATTTCCTGAGATGGCTGTCGTTACAGCTGGAAATGGCTGTTACTATGTGCTAAAAAGTCTGTGACAATCGACCTCTTACCAGTTACAAGAATTCTTAAATACGGGGATAGCTGATGGTTTCAACAGCTAAGGCGTTAACGCCAGCTGCTTTTGCAGAACAATATATCGTTGAATCAATCTGGAATGGCAAATTTGCCGCCGGAACAATTTTACCTGCCGAACGTGAACTGGCAGAGATAATTGGGGTAACGCGCACTACATTACGTGAAGTTTTACAACGTTTGGCTAGAGATGGCTGGTTAACGATCCAGCACGGCAAGCCAACCAAAGTGAATGACATTTGGCAGTCTGCGACACTGAATGTTCTGGATACTTTGATTACGCTAGATGATGAAGGATCAATGAAGTTGGCAGATGACCTGCTTCAGGCCAGAACCTCCATTGCTAGTATTTTCCTGCGTCAGGCCGTAAAAAATGACCCTCAGCAGCTTTTAGATGTTCTGAAAGAGCTGGATGATGTGGCAAACGATACTGATGGTTATATTGATTTTGACTGGCACTTTCACCATACCGCTACTCGAGCATCTGGAAATCCAATTTATACATTGATGCTAAACGGCTTTGAGGCGATTTATTATAAGCTCGGCCGTTTTTATTTTGGCTGGGAGCAGACGCGTAAGCTGGCATACCAATATTACAAAGACCTTGAAGAGGCCATTGGTAAAGGTGATGCCGACCAAGTAGTCAAAATCCTTTGGGATTACGGTCATGAGAGCGGTGAGCTGTGGAATAAAGCTAAATCAGAATTAAAAAGTTTTAGTGAGTTGGGCGCATAAATTACTGGTAAGTCCACTTGCATAAAACCACTGTTAAAGAGTAGGATTGGGGTAATTCTGCATATAAACATAACGAATAACGGCTTTTAAGTCGTTTATACCGAATGGGAGTTAAGAGATGAAAAAAGCTTTTTACGGAGTCGCGCTGTTGAGCAGCATGATTTTGACGGCTTGTACTGACGGTCCAGAAGAACCAAAGATTCCAGGTATTGGTGAGGGTAGCACAAAGCTAGTCGCGCCAGTATTTGCACCAGGCAATGGTGAGTTGCCAATTCCAAATGATGTGCTGTTCAGTGGCACAGCTGATTTAACTCTTAACATCCCAACGGATGACCCAACTGATATGTCTAATCCACAAAATGCGATCAGTGCATTAGATGGTTGGTCAACTCATGCTCCTTTTAGCATTGAGTTCCGAGGCGCAATTGATGGCTCAACTG includes these proteins:
- the fadR gene encoding fatty acid metabolism transcriptional regulator FadR, giving the protein MVSTAKALTPAAFAEQYIVESIWNGKFAAGTILPAERELAEIIGVTRTTLREVLQRLARDGWLTIQHGKPTKVNDIWQSATLNVLDTLITLDDEGSMKLADDLLQARTSIASIFLRQAVKNDPQQLLDVLKELDDVANDTDGYIDFDWHFHHTATRASGNPIYTLMLNGFEAIYYKLGRFYFGWEQTRKLAYQYYKDLEEAIGKGDADQVVKILWDYGHESGELWNKAKSELKSFSELGA
- a CDS encoding winged helix-turn-helix domain-containing protein, which translates into the protein MPKTIKMGSWLVFPDRNSLIFQEEEHNIEPLAMDVLVYFTQNPQKVVSRSELIEAVWSGRVVGDHSVYRIINKLRQILARDPSREYIKTIRKKGYQLVCDVSVSVSGLLKESFTEEVNDNEHERLSESGLLSSDKSQHGVMVSKGKLTKRGLWRSSIFWGLILLIVSVVGFLTVKLYFYYSMTSYSRSTPLITLDGAIRDPSFSPDGQFIAFSYRGGVQDDWDIYVESLVDGRLYQITDDITDELSPSWSPDGRKVAILRYDNQRCMIDAIAVPVSVSSTASPPSSTEESDASTLVNCSGVLQHNSVVWGKEGKYLYYTSASTKVSPLQVFRLTIKTGKTEQLTNYTQGETRGALGIKLSPENNKLAILNDVNWRNSRIDLLDLESNSVKTVRQLVGWNRYFDWSNKGETIIYNRNSTEIDAYHVGMGVERNIVKNVEPISFPTHSRIKDELAVVTGRKVVNIVAESLGEGVVSEQKPLTIISSSSIDNYAEYANTSDRIVFVSRRTGEPQIWLKNTNGTEQQLTSFERNFDIRRIRWSPDDESLLFIHNKFLYQLSLNNMELKVLYEAQGGESIEGESWTVNGRSVLFSSDRDGDWQVYKLSLQSENDKAIPKQLTQKGGYAAFESPDQAGIFFLKYHTKGLWFKTYGMAMSDSDQEIRIVDNIDVFSWNSIYLRQNNIYYLSNDYPKMSVYRYDLAEQKRFFVQSYYGSPWLLSVSHQADKILYQRNTQTQSSLVLLKP